In Salvia hispanica cultivar TCC Black 2014 unplaced genomic scaffold, UniMelb_Shisp_WGS_1.0 HiC_scaffold_43, whole genome shotgun sequence, the following proteins share a genomic window:
- the LOC125199239 gene encoding uncharacterized protein LOC125199239, giving the protein MEREFFTNLPPDMTINILSRLSIRGIAISKCVCKPWLNLIESNDIVKSKIKTASALVHFTPSARCTIFEIDDEDESDLESHDLHYHPLTDLVIPHPRRESMEGITANALLLLYSKSTKYVPHVYICNPMTREYTDLCFPLYISKRVFKFGFGVSKISGKYKINGSALKLGLLLVSYSGVNPFYVITTSIGRLGNDFVIWLMKEYQVEESWTLEYKLNIDSDFDRFCMLVDPIKLFKDGDILMLMNKTRLIYYSNKTRTFEHVGMFKDLEAKNYINGEIRCSSFSGRKPSEIGNLRLL; this is encoded by the exons ATGGAGCGTGAATTCTTCACAAATCTACCACCAGATATGACAATCAACATCCTATCGCGGCTCTCTATACGAGGCATTGCAATCAGCAAATGCGTTTGCAAACCATGGCTCAATCTAATCGAGTCCAACGACATCgtcaaatccaaaatcaaaaccgCATCTGCCCTAGTTCATTTCACGCCCTCGGCTCGATGCACGATTTTCGAAATCGACGATGAAGACGAATCTGATTTGGAGAGCCATGATCTTCACTACCATCCACTCACTGATTTGGTGATCCCTCACCCAAGAAGAGAATCAATGGAAGGTATCACTGCTAATGCATTGCTTCTTCTGTACTCAAAATCAACCAAATATGTTCCTCATGTTTACATATGCAATCCGATGACTCGTGAATATACTGATCTCTGTTTCCCTCTTTACATCTCGAAACGTGTGTTCAAATTTGGATTCGGTGTGAGCAAAATAAGTGGGAAGTATAAG ATAAATGGAAGCGCGTTGAAGCTGGGGCTGCTTCTGGTTTCATATTCTGGGGTCAATCCTTTTTATGTAATCACAACCTCCATTGGAAG GTTGGGAAATGATTTTGTCATATGGCTGATGAAGGAGTACCAAGTTGAGGAATCTTGGACCTTAGAGTACAAGTTGAATATTGATTCTGATTTTGATCGGTTTTGTATGCTTGTTGACCCAATTAAACTTTTCAAAGATGgtgacattttgatgttgatgaaCAAAACTCGTCTCATCTACTATTCCAACAAGACAAGAACTTTTGAACATGTGGGTATGTTTAAGGATTTAGAGGCGAAGAATTAT ATTAATGGGGAGATTCGTTGTAGCAGTTTCAGCGGTAGGAAACCTTCTGAAATTGGGAATTTGAGGCTGCTTTGA
- the LOC125199242 gene encoding F-box protein At3g07870-like — protein MKEEFFTNLPSHITIDILSRLSVPTILLCKSVCKPWLDLLTTQEFINHHLSNSSPGLAVFPEFLSSQLYEFKDEHNLEHHELHYNILITNLKLPLHGFISTSANGVLLWRNANIRPNALAICNPITREYIEIHSPQDFDYTYPQVVTFGFGASRVSNEHKLVRVFHDCILDQDTYRVLQIPKSECHVYTVGAGSWRRVAPPAPFVYSCHSVGAFLNGNLHWLVLDLDNKPVISCFDLETEMFRVFSAPPPHQGGGLLIDVFALGESLCVCDNSSEDEIVIWLMKEYGDEKSWRKEYVISKIEDYKGQSYEVVRPLKVFKDGDMLMACGEFSLFYSSSKTRTISRIEMFGYANSVVHTSSFLSLTSFGTENVSYF, from the coding sequence ATGAAGGAAGAATTCTTCACAAATCTACCATCACACATCACCATTGACATCCTCTCCCGACTCTCCGTCCCAACCATTCTCCTATGCAAATCCGTTTGCAAGCCATGGCTCGATCTTCTCACCACTCAAGAATTCATCAACCATCATCTTTCCAACTCCAGCCCCGGCCTAGCCGTCTTCCCCGAATTCCTCTCATCACAACTCTACGAATTCAAAGACGAGCATAATCTCGAGCACCATGAGCTTCACTACAATATCCTCATCACCAACTTAAAGCTCCCCCTTCACGGATTTATATCAACGTCAGCCAACGGCGTCCTTCTCTGGCGCAACGCCAACATCAGGCCAAATGCCCTTGCCATATGCAATCCGATCACCCGTGAATACATAGAAATCCATTCACCTCAAGACTTCGACTACACGTACCCTCAAGTAGTCACATTTGGATTCGGAGCCAGCAGAGTCAGCAACGAACATAAGTTAGTTAGAGTTTTCCATGATTGCATACTGGATCAAGACACGTACAGAGTATTACAGATCCCCAAATCTGAGTGCCATGTGTACACCGTTGGAGCCGGATCATGGAGGAGGGTCGCCCCTCCCGCTCCCTTCGTGTACAGCTGTCATTCCGTTGGGGCATTTCTGAATGGAAATCTTCACTGGCTTGTGCTTGATTTAGATAACAAGCCCGTCatttcttgctttgatcttgaaacaGAGATGTTTCGCGTATTCTCAGCTCCTCCTCCGCATCAAGGAGGAGGGCTTCTGATAGACGTGTTTGCTTTGGGGGAAAGCCTCTGCGTGTGTGATAACTCATCCGAAGATGAGATTGTTATCTGGCTGATGAAGGAATATGGAGACGAGAAATCGTGGAGGAAAGAATATGTGATTAGCAAAATTGAGGATTATAAGGGTCAGAGTTATGAAGTAGTTCGGCCACTCAAAGTGTTCAAAGATGGAGACATGTTGATGGCGTGCGGTGAGTTCTCCCTCTTTTACTCTTCAAGTAAGACAAGAACTATTTCGCGGATTGAAATGTTTGGCTATGCTAATTCAGTCGTTCATACCTCgagctttctctctctcacgaGTTTTGGAACGGAGAACGTTAGCTACTTCTGA